The following proteins are co-located in the Phycisphaerales bacterium genome:
- a CDS encoding ABC transporter ATP-binding protein: protein MIRTSGLTKRYGALTALDNLTLDIGPGEIFGFIGPNGAGKTTCMKILACLLKPDSGWAQVCGLNCATRADDIRRLIGYMPDFLGVYDDLTVDEYLQFFAAAFSIPRRERRRIVDQVLELTDLTQKRTALVDSLSRGMQQRLGVARVLIHDPKVLFLDEPASGLDPRARIEMRSLLTELGRMGKTLMVSSHILTELGEMSTCIGIIERGRLLYSGSMKDALARTRAISTVGERIEVKLEPEGAPVEVAKDALLKDPRVSSVKNGEDLALTVELVQGTHGHHFVIEKLLACGARIASFQPQEVKLEDAFLKLTTGALQ from the coding sequence ATGATCCGCACCAGCGGGCTCACCAAGCGCTACGGCGCCCTCACCGCCCTCGACAACCTCACCCTCGACATCGGGCCCGGCGAGATCTTCGGCTTCATCGGCCCCAACGGCGCCGGCAAGACCACCTGCATGAAGATCCTCGCCTGCCTCCTTAAGCCCGACAGCGGTTGGGCCCAGGTCTGCGGCCTCAACTGCGCCACCCGCGCCGACGACATCCGCCGCCTCATCGGCTACATGCCCGACTTCCTCGGCGTCTACGACGACCTCACCGTCGACGAATACCTCCAGTTCTTCGCCGCCGCCTTCAGTATCCCCCGGCGCGAGCGCCGCCGCATCGTCGACCAGGTCCTCGAGCTCACCGACCTCACCCAGAAGCGCACCGCCCTCGTCGACTCCCTCTCCCGCGGCATGCAGCAGCGCCTCGGCGTCGCCCGCGTTCTCATCCACGACCCCAAGGTCCTCTTCCTCGACGAGCCCGCCTCCGGCCTCGACCCCCGCGCCCGCATCGAGATGCGCTCCCTCCTCACCGAGCTCGGCCGCATGGGCAAGACCCTCATGGTCTCCTCCCACATCCTCACCGAGCTCGGCGAGATGTCCACCTGCATCGGCATCATCGAGCGCGGCCGCCTCCTCTACTCCGGCTCGATGAAAGACGCCCTCGCCCGCACCCGCGCCATCTCCACCGTCGGTGAGCGCATCGAGGTCAAGCTCGAGCCCGAGGGTGCCCCCGTCGAAGTCGCGAAGGACGCCCTCCTCAAGGACCCGCGCGTCTCCAGCGTCAAAAACGGCGAAGACCTCGCCCTCACCGTCGAGCTCGTCCAGGGCACCCACGGCCACCACTTCGTCATCGAAAAGCTCCTCGCCTGCGGCGCCCGCATCGCCAGCTTCCAGCCCCAGGAGGTCAAGCTCGAGGACGCCTTCCTCAAGCTCACCACGGGGGCCCTGCAATGA
- a CDS encoding ABC transporter permease subunit, which produces MTMAPAAPPSLDAPPPDATPAPPRESLLTRLKLLLRPKNFIAAVPGPIFHRDVWISGRKSGTYWIRCIYVLLLAGVIALTFAGASDELRSAASPSLRLQSLQTVAPIATKVILWFQLGALAFAGAIFGAPAICEEKRAGTLATLLTTPLKAWQIVMGKTFAFFVQLLILTLAAAPLLLAVRVFGGVSATEIVAGTVLSLATALFAGMCALWHSIKAKRTTNAMSAGFTQLLFVMGIVPLGWIIYAWKFNVPPPFEFLTYCSTPAAMACVTFGFEFGAADAVRNAWIFSTLYTLGWCALMFVASSIRLRAVMAREGAGGSIIPKGKKVKKPRKVKGAPPVADQPAVYAAAASAIAGTPTPTSDDTFTPPDIKHKRRASSVQEGVTRTVSDHPVLWREVRQAHFRTRFRMYAALAIAAAAMCTIYYYAGLDGEELHFPVGIIGILLVLLTGAISPSAVISGEREARTWEVLLTTPLSAWSIIIGKAAGALRRQWYIPLILGVHFVLAVLAGFYYDHRTISPAILLWVPLILLPPLIFLTATGALLSMACKKSATAAAANFGVALLLWAIIPGVTAFTLFAILNANDAGEDFFSIFMVLNPVALMALALEGAMDRSYSLFDIDAGLIGFVAAVIIYAGLYLGAAYLVLKAAAGILAAKTLRLK; this is translated from the coding sequence ATGACCATGGCGCCCGCCGCGCCGCCCTCACTCGACGCCCCGCCACCCGACGCCACCCCCGCGCCCCCGCGCGAGTCCCTCCTCACCCGCCTCAAGCTCCTGCTGCGCCCGAAGAACTTCATCGCCGCCGTCCCCGGCCCCATCTTCCACCGCGACGTCTGGATCAGCGGCCGCAAGAGCGGCACCTATTGGATCCGCTGCATTTACGTGCTCCTGCTCGCCGGCGTCATCGCCCTTACCTTCGCCGGCGCGTCCGACGAACTCCGCTCCGCCGCCTCCCCCTCGCTCCGCCTTCAGTCCCTCCAGACGGTCGCCCCCATCGCCACCAAGGTCATCCTCTGGTTCCAGCTCGGCGCCCTCGCCTTCGCGGGCGCAATCTTCGGCGCCCCCGCCATCTGCGAAGAGAAGCGCGCCGGCACCCTCGCCACGCTCCTCACCACGCCCCTCAAGGCCTGGCAGATCGTGATGGGCAAGACCTTCGCGTTCTTCGTCCAGCTCCTCATCCTCACCCTCGCCGCGGCCCCCCTCCTCCTCGCCGTCCGCGTCTTTGGCGGCGTCTCCGCCACCGAGATCGTCGCCGGCACCGTGCTCTCCCTCGCCACCGCGCTCTTCGCGGGCATGTGCGCCCTGTGGCACTCGATCAAGGCCAAGCGCACCACCAACGCCATGAGCGCCGGCTTCACCCAGCTCCTTTTCGTCATGGGCATAGTGCCGCTCGGCTGGATCATCTACGCGTGGAAGTTTAACGTCCCCCCGCCCTTCGAGTTCCTCACCTACTGCTCCACCCCCGCGGCCATGGCCTGCGTCACCTTCGGCTTCGAGTTCGGCGCCGCCGACGCGGTGCGCAACGCCTGGATCTTCTCCACGCTCTACACCCTCGGCTGGTGCGCCCTCATGTTCGTCGCCTCCTCCATCCGCCTCCGCGCCGTCATGGCCCGCGAGGGTGCGGGCGGCTCGATCATCCCCAAGGGCAAGAAGGTGAAGAAGCCCAGGAAGGTCAAGGGCGCTCCACCCGTCGCCGACCAGCCTGCCGTCTACGCAGCCGCTGCGAGCGCCATCGCAGGCACGCCCACCCCCACGTCCGACGACACCTTCACGCCTCCCGACATCAAGCACAAGCGCCGCGCCTCCTCCGTCCAGGAAGGCGTCACACGAACCGTCAGCGACCACCCCGTCCTCTGGCGCGAAGTCCGCCAGGCCCACTTCCGCACCAGGTTCCGCATGTACGCCGCCCTCGCCATCGCCGCGGCCGCCATGTGCACCATCTACTACTACGCCGGCCTTGACGGCGAAGAACTCCACTTCCCCGTCGGCATCATCGGCATCCTGCTCGTCCTGCTCACGGGCGCGATCTCGCCCTCCGCCGTCATCAGCGGCGAGCGCGAAGCCCGCACATGGGAAGTACTGCTGACAACCCCCCTCTCCGCCTGGTCGATCATCATCGGCAAGGCCGCGGGCGCGCTCCGCCGCCAGTGGTACATCCCTCTCATCCTCGGCGTGCACTTCGTCCTCGCCGTGCTCGCCGGCTTCTACTACGACCACCGCACCATCAGCCCCGCCATCCTCCTCTGGGTCCCCCTCATCCTCCTCCCGCCGCTTATCTTCCTCACCGCCACGGGCGCGCTCCTCAGCATGGCCTGCAAGAAGTCCGCCACCGCCGCGGCGGCTAACTTCGGCGTTGCCCTCCTCCTCTGGGCCATCATCCCCGGCGTCACCGCCTTCACCCTCTTCGCCATCCTCAACGCCAACGACGCAGGCGAGGACTTCTTCAGCATCTTCATGGTCCTCAACCCCGTCGCCCTAATGGCCCTTGCCCTGGAGGGGGCAATGGACCGCAGCTACAGCCTCTTCGACATCGACGCTGGCCTCATCGGCTTCGTCGCCGCCGTCATCATCTACGCCGGCCTCTATCTCGGCGCCGCCTACCTCGTCCTCAAGGCTGCCGCCGGCATCCTCGCCGCCAAGACCCTCCGCCTGAAGTAA
- a CDS encoding class I SAM-dependent methyltransferase — MTTDFYADPLVYDVLHAPGTAGEVAVLRRVARRFTAGRVSPLWLEPACGTGRYLIRGAKFGVRGVGFDLSEAMVEYARSRAREAGVGRRVRLRVASMESFVKACGLREGSVDFAFNLINTIRHLSSDAAMLAHFGEVARVLRRDGVYAVGLSLAAYGLESVTEDTWSGRAKGLSVTQVVQYLPPGSGGGDARRGEGQRQERVVSHVTVRRRRRGGDEETHFDSTYALRSYNLRQWLTLIERSPLEIAGVVDSSGADAAAREPGYFVFVLRRR, encoded by the coding sequence ATGACGACCGACTTCTATGCGGACCCGCTGGTATATGACGTGCTGCACGCGCCGGGGACGGCGGGGGAGGTGGCGGTGCTGCGGCGCGTCGCACGGCGGTTCACGGCGGGGCGGGTCTCGCCCCTGTGGCTGGAACCCGCGTGCGGGACGGGGCGGTACCTGATCCGGGGCGCGAAGTTCGGTGTTCGTGGCGTCGGGTTTGATCTGAGCGAGGCGATGGTCGAGTACGCGCGGTCGCGGGCACGCGAGGCGGGGGTGGGTCGGCGCGTGCGGCTGCGGGTGGCGTCGATGGAGTCGTTCGTCAAGGCGTGCGGGCTGCGCGAGGGGAGCGTGGACTTCGCGTTCAACCTGATCAACACGATCCGGCACCTGAGCAGCGACGCGGCCATGCTGGCGCACTTCGGCGAGGTGGCGCGGGTGCTGCGGCGCGACGGCGTGTACGCGGTGGGGCTCTCGCTCGCGGCGTATGGGCTGGAGAGCGTGACCGAGGACACCTGGAGCGGGCGCGCGAAAGGGCTCAGCGTCACGCAGGTGGTGCAGTACCTTCCGCCGGGGAGCGGGGGCGGGGATGCTCGACGCGGGGAGGGCCAGCGGCAGGAGCGGGTGGTGAGCCACGTGACGGTTCGCCGGCGGCGTCGCGGGGGCGATGAGGAGACGCACTTCGACTCGACGTACGCGCTGCGGTCGTACAACCTGCGGCAGTGGCTCACGCTGATCGAGCGGTCGCCGCTGGAGATCGCGGGGGTTGTCGACAGCAGCGGCGCGGACGCGGCGGCGCGAGAGCCGGGCTACTTCGTGTTCGTGCTGCGGCGGCGGTGA
- a CDS encoding mechanosensitive ion channel domain-containing protein, giving the protein MFVFDKLLSVLVLAQAAGEGTTTTTTTTTTSGFDWKVIGEKAGALLTEYGLRVVGALIFLIGAWILSAWLVRAMVRGLTKAKVDVTLSKFLANLARWALLVLVVIACLGIFGVPATSFVTVLGTVGLAIGLGVQGSLSHLAAGVMLMIFRPFRVGDAVVVAGQAGVVDEIELFSTRLDTGDNRRVIIPNAQVFGSIIINVTHHEVRKVEVNVGVGYAADVDQTRTTLLRAASGLEGLAPGRPVDAVIQNLSASSVDWTVAVWAPNATYGAVRQQLVKRVKEELERAGIDIPYPQMVVHTPAFVGRMAGMPELGRNGHN; this is encoded by the coding sequence ATGTTCGTATTCGACAAGCTCTTGAGTGTTCTGGTGCTCGCGCAGGCCGCCGGCGAGGGGACCACGACGACGACCACCACGACCACGACGAGCGGTTTCGACTGGAAGGTCATCGGCGAGAAGGCCGGCGCTCTGCTCACCGAATATGGCCTGCGCGTCGTCGGCGCCCTCATCTTCCTCATCGGCGCCTGGATCCTCTCCGCGTGGCTGGTCCGCGCCATGGTGCGGGGGCTGACCAAGGCCAAGGTCGACGTCACCCTCTCCAAGTTCCTCGCGAACCTCGCGCGGTGGGCGCTGCTTGTGCTGGTCGTCATCGCGTGCCTTGGCATCTTCGGCGTTCCGGCGACGAGCTTCGTGACGGTCCTCGGCACCGTCGGCCTCGCGATTGGCCTGGGCGTGCAGGGCAGCTTGTCGCATCTCGCGGCGGGCGTGATGCTCATGATCTTCCGCCCCTTCCGCGTGGGTGACGCCGTGGTCGTCGCGGGCCAGGCCGGCGTGGTGGACGAGATCGAGCTCTTCTCGACGCGCCTGGACACGGGCGACAACCGGCGTGTGATCATCCCCAACGCGCAGGTGTTCGGTTCGATCATCATCAACGTGACGCACCACGAGGTGCGCAAGGTCGAGGTCAACGTCGGCGTCGGGTACGCGGCGGATGTGGACCAGACGCGGACGACGCTGCTGCGGGCCGCGTCGGGGCTGGAGGGGCTGGCGCCGGGGCGTCCGGTGGATGCGGTGATCCAGAACCTCTCCGCGTCCTCCGTGGATTGGACGGTGGCCGTGTGGGCGCCCAATGCCACATACGGCGCGGTGCGGCAGCAGCTGGTGAAGCGCGTGAAGGAAGAGCTGGAGCGCGCGGGGATCGATATCCCGTACCCGCAGATGGTGGTGCACACGCCGGCGTTCGTGGGGCGGATGGCGGGGATGCCGGAGCTCGGTCGGAACGGGCACAATTAA
- a CDS encoding RNA polymerase sigma factor RpoD/SigA, with protein MTQPKPVSFNRWQSTSRGAESRARVRREPEPRTYSANAEVQSDLQIYLREINRYPLLTAEEERELGWKIINENCAQAREKMIRSNLRLVVSIAKRFTKPGVSITDLIEEGNIGLLRAVEGFDPAKGARFSTYASWWIKQAIMRALLNAGHPVHIPAYMVELISKWKTAYRKLESESGTQPSPQDLAKAMNLPLKKVRIIRRALRAFQSPTGDVQNSAGDMVSLCDLVADQTTGTPEERALHRDELNTLKMLLDTIDGREAEVLRLRFGLDGCQPLTLQEIADEVGISRERVRQVLDDSLNKLNARLNDDRPSRYFHRRPTPPSVSRGRYGR; from the coding sequence ATGACTCAACCCAAGCCCGTTTCGTTCAACCGCTGGCAGTCCACCTCAAGAGGAGCAGAGAGCCGCGCCCGGGTCCGCCGCGAGCCCGAGCCCCGCACCTACTCGGCCAACGCCGAGGTGCAGTCCGACCTCCAGATCTACCTCCGCGAGATCAACCGCTACCCGCTGCTGACCGCCGAGGAGGAGCGGGAGCTGGGCTGGAAGATCATCAACGAGAACTGCGCCCAGGCGCGCGAGAAGATGATCCGGAGCAACCTCCGGCTGGTGGTGTCGATCGCCAAGCGCTTCACCAAGCCGGGCGTCTCGATCACCGACCTGATCGAGGAGGGCAACATCGGCCTGCTCCGCGCGGTCGAGGGCTTCGACCCCGCCAAGGGCGCCCGCTTCAGCACCTACGCGAGCTGGTGGATCAAGCAGGCGATCATGAGGGCTCTGCTCAACGCCGGCCACCCCGTGCACATCCCCGCGTACATGGTCGAGCTGATCAGCAAGTGGAAGACCGCGTACCGCAAGCTGGAGAGTGAGAGCGGGACCCAGCCCTCGCCCCAGGACCTGGCCAAGGCCATGAACCTGCCGCTCAAGAAAGTCCGCATCATCCGGCGGGCGCTGCGGGCGTTCCAGTCGCCCACCGGCGACGTGCAGAACAGCGCTGGCGACATGGTGAGCCTGTGCGACCTGGTCGCCGACCAGACCACCGGCACTCCCGAAGAACGGGCCCTGCACCGCGACGAGCTCAACACCCTCAAGATGCTGCTTGACACCATCGACGGTCGCGAGGCCGAGGTGCTCCGCCTCCGCTTCGGGCTCGACGGCTGCCAGCCGCTGACCCTCCAGGAAATCGCCGACGAGGTCGGCATCAGCCGCGAGCGGGTGCGTCAGGTGCTGGATGATTCGCTCAACAAGCTCAACGCGCGCCTGAACGACGATCGCCCGTCGCGCTACTTCCACCGGCGTCCGACGCCGCCCTCGGTCTCCCGCGGTCGCTACGGCCGCTGA
- a CDS encoding SRPBCC family protein, which produces MDYLLERVQFLPCPVDEVFAFFSDPANLNDLTPPSLHFRIVTARPIEMRPGTLIDYRLRVHGLPMRWRTRITAYDPPRSFVDEQLRGPYAKWVHTHTFVPHVENGVDGTLMTDRVEYALPRWSPGFVNRLVHRAFVAPDLTKIFEYRRAMLVQRFPAATHV; this is translated from the coding sequence GTGGACTACCTGCTTGAGCGCGTGCAGTTCCTGCCCTGTCCGGTGGACGAGGTGTTCGCGTTCTTTTCCGATCCGGCGAACCTCAACGACCTGACACCCCCGTCGCTGCACTTCCGGATCGTGACGGCACGCCCGATCGAGATGCGGCCCGGCACGCTGATCGACTACCGGCTGCGGGTGCACGGACTGCCGATGCGGTGGAGGACGCGGATCACGGCCTACGACCCGCCGCGCTCGTTCGTCGACGAGCAGCTCCGCGGGCCGTACGCGAAGTGGGTGCACACGCACACGTTCGTGCCGCACGTTGAGAATGGCGTCGACGGCACGCTGATGACGGACCGCGTGGAGTACGCGCTGCCGCGGTGGTCGCCGGGGTTCGTGAACCGGCTGGTGCACCGGGCGTTCGTGGCGCCGGACCTCACGAAGATCTTCGAATACCGGCGGGCGATGCTGGTGCAGCGGTTCCCGGCGGCGACTCACGTCTGA
- a CDS encoding beta-ketoacyl-[acyl-carrier-protein] synthase family protein → MASTRSAAITGMGAVTPIGVGLPAFAQGLRESRSGVRLLRFSDERIKSSVAAECADFDPAAVMAEAELARVPRLVPMALAAAREAVAQARLPVGHGADPEFSRTVGLILGTGAGGIDFTLNQAEAGHQGKRPSLWTITNATHGNLAGELSIALGLRGPSLCLSTGCASSSDAVGLALDQLRSERPGTPDTWIVVGADAHVRWETLWGMELLRVISTRDWRGEPARAHTASRPFDRTRDGFVLGEGAWAVVLERPGTARRREVRALGHVHGYGATCDAYHRVRPDPEMAESVRAMRLAVADAGLGMDDIEVVHYHGTSTQMNDAVETQAVKSAFGDHARRLAGHSVKGAIGHPQGASGLAAMVATLAGLCGADGGAPFVVPTINLEERDPECDLEYTANVSRETSARVALINCLAFGAKNSALVVGAG, encoded by the coding sequence ATGGCGAGCACTCGCAGCGCGGCCATCACGGGCATGGGCGCGGTCACGCCGATCGGCGTTGGTCTGCCGGCCTTCGCGCAGGGGCTGCGCGAGTCCCGATCGGGCGTTCGGCTGCTGCGGTTCAGTGACGAACGGATCAAGAGCTCGGTGGCGGCGGAGTGCGCGGACTTTGATCCAGCGGCGGTGATGGCGGAGGCGGAGCTGGCGCGGGTGCCGCGGCTGGTGCCGATGGCCTTGGCGGCGGCGCGGGAGGCGGTGGCGCAGGCCCGCCTGCCGGTTGGGCACGGGGCGGACCCCGAGTTCTCGCGGACGGTGGGGCTGATCCTGGGGACGGGCGCGGGCGGGATCGACTTCACTCTGAACCAGGCGGAGGCGGGGCACCAGGGGAAACGCCCGAGCCTGTGGACGATCACCAACGCGACGCACGGGAACCTTGCGGGTGAGTTGTCGATCGCGCTGGGCCTGCGGGGACCGTCGCTGTGCTTGAGCACGGGGTGTGCGTCGTCGTCCGACGCCGTGGGGCTGGCGCTGGACCAGCTGCGGTCGGAGCGGCCGGGGACGCCGGACACGTGGATCGTGGTGGGCGCCGATGCGCACGTGCGGTGGGAGACCTTGTGGGGGATGGAACTGCTGCGGGTGATTTCGACGCGCGACTGGCGCGGCGAGCCTGCGCGCGCACACACGGCGTCGCGCCCGTTTGACCGCACGCGCGATGGGTTCGTGCTTGGCGAGGGCGCATGGGCGGTAGTGCTGGAGCGTCCGGGGACGGCGCGCCGGCGCGAGGTGCGGGCGCTGGGGCACGTGCACGGGTACGGGGCGACGTGCGACGCGTACCACCGCGTGCGGCCGGACCCCGAGATGGCGGAGAGCGTGCGAGCGATGCGGCTGGCGGTGGCCGACGCGGGGCTCGGGATGGATGACATCGAGGTCGTGCACTACCACGGCACGAGCACACAGATGAACGATGCGGTGGAGACACAGGCGGTGAAGAGCGCGTTCGGCGACCACGCGCGACGGCTGGCGGGGCACAGCGTCAAGGGAGCGATCGGGCACCCGCAGGGGGCGTCGGGGCTGGCGGCGATGGTCGCGACGCTCGCGGGGTTGTGCGGCGCGGATGGGGGTGCGCCGTTCGTGGTGCCGACCATCAACCTGGAGGAGCGGGACCCGGAGTGTGACCTGGAGTACACGGCGAATGTCTCGCGGGAGACTTCGGCAAGGGTGGCGCTGATCAACTGCCTGGCATTTGGGGCGAAGAACTCGGCGCTGGTTGTGGGTGCGGGGTAG
- a CDS encoding GxxExxY protein: MQTLTRAQYDQISGAILEVSVDVHRRLGPGLLESVYEAVLAHELRKRGFEVAVQTAVPVIWDDVRLEVGFRADLIVNDAGLIELKSVETIAPVHKKQTLTYLKLLDCRLGLLINFGADLIKDGLTRIANQLEGR; this comes from the coding sequence ATGCAAACGCTCACTCGCGCGCAGTATGACCAGATCAGCGGTGCCATACTGGAAGTTTCCGTCGACGTTCATCGCAGGCTCGGGCCCGGGCTGCTTGAGTCGGTGTACGAGGCGGTCCTGGCGCACGAACTCCGCAAGCGCGGCTTCGAAGTAGCGGTGCAGACTGCCGTCCCTGTCATATGGGATGATGTCCGTCTTGAAGTGGGCTTCCGAGCGGACCTTATCGTCAACGACGCCGGGCTCATTGAGCTCAAGAGCGTCGAGACGATCGCGCCCGTGCACAAAAAGCAGACGCTCACCTACTTGAAGCTGCTCGATTGCCGCCTCGGTCTCCTGATCAACTTCGGCGCCGACCTCATCAAAGACGGTCTCACCAGGATCGCCAACCAACTAGAAGGCCGCTGA
- a CDS encoding FkbM family methyltransferase — protein sequence MPHLNLATFLGSAAPSIDIIDVGAMILAGATNEYQPLVQQGVGHVVGFEPIPEECEKLNRTCGKNQRFLPYFIGDGNSAEFKQCTAPFTSSLLEPNLPLLRRFNQLEEITTPIKRSSVNTRRLDDIPEITGMDLLKIDVQGAELDVLRGGERLLKNAVVVQTEVEFLPMYISQPLFADIDAELRRQGFCIHIMGEGQGRCFKPLAPAGDPGRRINQVMWADAVYIKDFMRFRDLSPEQLLKLAVIVNDCYHSHDLAAYALQHYDARTGKGLWPLFMRRLLGQAPPPPPPLDDAP from the coding sequence ATGCCCCACCTCAACCTGGCCACCTTCCTCGGCTCTGCCGCGCCATCCATCGACATCATCGACGTCGGCGCGATGATTCTCGCCGGTGCGACCAACGAGTACCAGCCGCTGGTGCAGCAGGGCGTCGGGCATGTTGTTGGGTTTGAGCCCATCCCCGAGGAGTGCGAAAAGCTCAACCGCACCTGCGGCAAGAACCAGCGGTTCCTCCCCTACTTCATCGGCGACGGCAACAGCGCCGAGTTCAAGCAGTGCACCGCGCCTTTCACCTCCAGCCTCCTCGAACCCAACCTTCCGCTGCTCCGCCGCTTCAATCAGCTGGAGGAGATCACGACTCCGATCAAGCGGTCCAGCGTCAACACCCGCCGCCTTGATGACATCCCGGAGATCACTGGCATGGACCTGCTCAAAATCGATGTGCAGGGGGCCGAGCTCGATGTCCTCAGGGGCGGCGAACGGCTGCTCAAGAACGCTGTCGTCGTGCAGACAGAGGTCGAGTTCCTCCCCATGTACATCAGTCAGCCCCTGTTCGCGGACATTGACGCCGAGCTGCGCCGCCAGGGCTTCTGCATCCACATCATGGGCGAGGGGCAGGGCCGCTGCTTCAAACCGCTCGCCCCGGCCGGCGATCCCGGCAGGCGCATCAACCAGGTCATGTGGGCGGACGCGGTATACATCAAAGACTTCATGCGATTCCGTGACCTCTCGCCCGAGCAGCTCCTGAAACTCGCGGTCATCGTGAACGACTGCTACCACTCCCACGACCTTGCCGCCTACGCGCTCCAGCACTACGACGCCCGCACCGGGAAGGGCCTCTGGCCCCTGTTCATGCGCCGCCTTCTGGGCCAGGCGCCGCCCCCGCCCCCCCCGCTGGACGACGCCCCCTGA